The sequence below is a genomic window from Desulfuribacillus stibiiarsenatis.
TTTGTAAGAGAATGGCCAAACGGAAGTACTTGGCAAACTGTTCTCGATGTATTAGCTACAATTGCTATCTTCCTTGCCTTAGTTGATATGTTTATGGGAAAGGAGTCGTCCTAATAATTATGTATCAATTTAATGATCGGGAATCGTTAGTTGAGTTTCTCCAAGAGGAATTAATGACCACAAATGAAGCGAAAGAGTACTTAGGAGTCTCAAGACAATACCTAAACGTTATATGTAACAAAGGTAAGCTTAAATTTGTCAAAGATTCAGGGACGACAAAGTTATTTCTTAAAAGTGATTTAGATTTGTATAAACAAAATAATGCTAGATGATAAAATAACTGGCTCGCGCCAGTTATTTTATTTCAATCGTGTTCAAGGGTATCTAAGAATTGGTACCCTATACGATCAATAACTTGTCTTATTTGTTTCTGCGCATTGTTATGCAATTTATCCATCCACAGTGAATATGCTTTAATAAAAATATCAGCTGTTTTTTCTAATACTATATTATTAGTTTTGTTTCGTATTTTGGAATATTGAATAGATTTTCTGTAGAAGTAGAAATACTTTTCAGATGCTAGATTTATTGCCTTACGTTCACTTTCATTCATATCTTTCTCAAATACTAAAACAACAACAGAAGCAAGCACTTTTGGGATTTTCATCTCTTTTGATAAAGCAGAACGGTGATTGCCACCACTCAAAACTATTAGTTTGCCATTTGGAAGAAAGCCTAGATGAAAGTCAGTAACATGAACATTCTGCCAACCTTCCTTATTGACTATCTTTTTAAGTCTTTCATACTTACTAGGTGATAACTCTCTACTTAAAGCAATAATATCTTGGGGGTTTATATAGACGTTTCTTTTTAAATAGTAAGTATGATAAGGGCCTAACTCTTCAAGTAACTTCTCATCATCTATCCATTCCAACCCGTTTCCTCCTCTAATCATAATCTTCAATTAATCATTTTTGATAACTTCCTTGCTAGTACAATTATATTGTTATGCACAATAAGAAATTTCTACTAAACTACTAAGAATAATAAAAATAGAAGTTTTCAGTTGCTCTATTCTAAAGTTGCAAGAGTTGCAAAGGGAAATTACCGGAGTTATAACGAGAACATACGTTCTAATTATAAGAGGTGATTAAATGAACAATTATAAAATATATAACATAGATTGTGTCCATGGGTCCAAAGAACAAATACCAGAGGAATCAGTAGATCTTATTATTGCTGATCCACCATTTAATCTTGCATTTGGAGGAACTACTCAAACGAAAACAGGTAAACCCAGATTTAGTATTACACAAAATGATAATCTGGAGTTTAAAGAATATATGAGATTTACCTTAAAATGGCTAAATGAGGCATATCGAATACTAAAAAAGCGAAGACATATTTATGTGTTTATTGATTGGAGGATGTATGCCTACTTATCCTTATGGATGAAAAGGGCAGGCTTTATAATCAAAAATTTAATTGTTTGGGATAAGCAACATATTGGTCTTGGACATCACTATCGATTTCAGCACGAATTTCTAATCTTTGCTGTTAAATCAAAAGACAAGAACAGAAGGACCAAGTGCAGGTCGACATCTGATATTTGGAGAATACCTAAAATATCAAACCATAAATTAACGCATCCTTATGAGAAACCAGTAGAACTGATGGACAAAATTATTATCAATAGTACTGAAGAATCTGAATTAGTTGTAGACTTTTTTGCTGGCTGCGGTACGGTTTTAAGCGCTTGTATAAACAACAATAGGGACTGTATAGCATTTGAAATAGACAGCTATTTCTATGATTTAATGAAACGGAAATTTCCTGAACTTGAATAATAATAAATAACCTCGCCATAATGACGAGGTTATTCTGGTGATTTTTGCATTTCTAGCAAAAAATAATATTAGATTCTATTGGAGTGATTGTATGAAGATTCTAACAAGTGAAGAAAACGATAAGATTCTATTTTCAGTACTAATTCCATACATTATCGAAAAGCTAGAAAAAGATAAAATATTGTTAGAAGAGACTTCTGCATTAAAATTTGGCAAGGCTTATCTAGAATTATTAGATAGTGTAATCAGTGCTAGCTCAAAAGAACGTTCGCAGTATCGTATATTCATGAGAGAAAATAACATTCGAATAGTTGATAGTAAGATTTGCTCTGATGGTGTATATATAGGTGTAAAATATAATGGATATCTATTTAGACATCACTATGACCGATACGTTATAAGAAATAGAGTAAACGAGTACGTTAATCAAAAAGTTAGTGCATCATCTTTCTAATCCCATAAGAATATTCTTGCTTCGTAACATGTTCATTTAATACTGCTACTGGAACTATCCCCAGACTTATTACTGCCAGAGATAACAAACTGATAGCAGCTTGAGCTATTGGGATTGGTAACATATCAACACGCTCCTTTTTATTGAGTAAACTTAATCAGTTTATTTAAGACATCAATCACGACCCCTAGGACCAATCCTAAGGCTATGAAGAATGAAACTGTACCTACTAGATTCTTAATACTAGCTTTATTGAAAGCCCCTAACACTAGCATTGCAACCCAAGCAACAAAACCAAGAGCTAAAAGAGCAAATAGAATCCATCCATTCCCGTCGGTAAATGTCTTTTGCACTATAAAGCCCCAAGTCATACAAATCTCCTCCTCAATTCATCGTAATCAAAAATTTGAAATTCTAAGCCGTGCTTATTTTCTTTAAACAATCGTTTTTCGATACTTTTTTTACGATGAGTTGTTATAAGTATAGTTGGGAATCCCTCTGTGCGTTTAATCCAACTTTGCTTGATGTCCTTATAGTTCTCATAAAGCTTGTTGTATTTGACTACTTTGTCAAAATCGTTATGCGAGATATCTGCTTCGATAAAGTAATGCCTATAATTCTTTTCTTTGTCATTATATATCTCAACGAAACAGTCACATCGCAAAATATCATAATCATCCTCGTAAGATGCCATAGTAACCATTTCATAACCTAGCTTCTCGGATAAAAGCTTAATTATTATCCAATTGGTGGCCACTATATGGGCAGCCTGGAGAATGTTTTTCTTTGCGTTATACCAATAGATATACGGCTCGTCAAAAGATACACGTTTTCTTTGTAATATATTTTCTTTGACCAGGTATTTCAGTCTACGCTGTGCAAGTCGCTTGCTTGTTTTAGTACCTCCAAATATTAAATGCGCGATCTGATCCGTCGATAGAAATCCCCACCGCTTGACATACTCGACTATCTTATTGTCTCGGGCGAAGCATTTTTTGTGGTTGGTCATTTTCGTTACTGTCAAAGATAATCACCCTTTCGCGTTTATTCGGTACTAGCGACATAATTTTTTTAGGATCCATAAATAATGTTTGTACTTCGATCTCATCATCCCACTGGAATATTCCGCGACCGCGAATAGCCGGAATATTCACACCGTTGGCATTATTAAGAATCATCTTACTGTCTTCACCACTTTTCACTCGAAAACACATACGAGCATCGCACAACGATCGTGTTTCAGTAAAAGTACCGTCGCGGAAAGTCTTTGCAGAAGGCTTTTGAGTACCAAGGACTCCTGTGAAACCGGAATTTCTACCTAATCGCAAAACACGATTTAATAACAATTGGCTATCTTTGTTTTGGAGTTCGGTCAACTCATCAACTGCAAAGAACAAAAATGGTGGTTGGCCCTCGAGGCCGTGAATCTTAACTTCCCCTATTTCCGACAACCATTGATTTCTTCTGTCCAATTCTTCATTCATTTTATATAGGACTTCGTTGGCCTTTGATTCATCGGTTACAAGTAGTCCATGGTCACGCATATACATGCTATACTCAGTTTTTTTAAAATCAAAAACGGTAATGTAGCAATTAGCTCTAGAGACTAACAGAGATGTCAAAATAACGTGTATAAAGTTGCTTTTCCCAGCATCCGGAACTCCACCTACTAACATAAACGGAAAACGAGCCAAATCACGAATCAGCAAACCTTTAGCACTATATCCAACGGGGAAGGGGAGAAACCCTTTTGCATTTTCGTAATCAAAATCAAATGGATACATTGTTTGAATTGGTTCAGTTAATACTTTCATATGAATGGAACACCCTTTCTTTTCGACGTAGACATCATAGCCTAATGCGTCACTGAAATAGTCAAGCTTATCTTTAAATGTTTTAAAATTGCATCCTGGAGGAATTGATAATATAAAATGGCTTTCATTGATTGCCTTAATAATAAGTGGCTTCGTTTCTTTATATAAAATATCGATTGTATCCTCTACAATAGCTCTAATACGATTGCTGGTTCTGTACCTCCAAAGATTTACAACAAATCTAGCTGCATTCTCGGCCGTGCTATCCTTCTTCATCATTTCCCTCCTAACCATGAAGGCTTAAGACTTTCAACGAATACTTTAATTGAATCAGCAATGCTTATTGTTACGATTATCAACGTCTCAAAAGCTAAGAACGCTGCTAGCAGAACCACTAGGTATGCTACATTTCTTTGTCTCATTGCAAAACACACAACCGACGTAACAACAGCCAATACAATGTCATGAAGTAGCTTGGTTAACATCACCCACCTTCTTTCTTAAATAGACTCGCTATACGCTCTGAGGCTTCTAGCAACTCTCCTAGAACCAATCCCAAACTTATAAATACAATCAATATTGATACTAAGCTTGCAATGTCTTTTTTCTTGAACTCATCGAGTGAAAAGACAATGAACTGCCCAATAACGACCACGCTTATAATCTGCAAAAAAACCAAAATTTCACGCCCCTTTCGTCGCTCTAATCTTCGATTTTCGCTCCTATTCCGCAATCTATAAACTTGAAAAATGCTTATAAAGTAAGGATTTGTACAAGCAATGACAAGCTGTAGCAGAATATTCACTGTGGTATTCGCGCGGTGTATGTAGCGTATATGCAGGGAAGTATGAGTTAGTCAGTGACACTTGTTGTTCGTTGATAAAAATATATGTAAAACTAATTTTCTATATGACAATATATTTTCCAAATGTAAAATAAAAAAGAGTAGCTTTTTAAAATAGCTACTCTGGCCAAATATGTTCGATTTTTCTATCTACAGCTTTACTAATAGCCTTTGCTACTGAAAGTCTAGTATCTTCACCGTTTAATATATTTCCTAGCTGTTGTCGAGTTATTCCAACTTGATCTGCAAGCCATTGTCTTGAATTTGGAAGTTTATCGCGTTTTCTTTCAGCCAATATCACAATTAGATTACACTTCATCCGATCACCCCAAGTTAGGCTATTCGCTATTACTTTTGTCGAATCCTTTAGCGAAAAACATCTAGTTTTGTCATGTACTGTAACACTGAAAATGGGTACTTTTCAAACTACAAATATTAGT
It includes:
- a CDS encoding helix-turn-helix domain-containing protein — translated: MTTNEAKEYLGVSRQYLNVICNKGKLKFVKDSGTTKLFLKSDLDLYKQNNAR
- a CDS encoding DNA-methyltransferase codes for the protein MNNYKIYNIDCVHGSKEQIPEESVDLIIADPPFNLAFGGTTQTKTGKPRFSITQNDNLEFKEYMRFTLKWLNEAYRILKKRRHIYVFIDWRMYAYLSLWMKRAGFIIKNLIVWDKQHIGLGHHYRFQHEFLIFAVKSKDKNRRTKCRSTSDIWRIPKISNHKLTHPYEKPVELMDKIIINSTEESELVVDFFAGCGTVLSACINNNRDCIAFEIDSYFYDLMKRKFPELE
- a CDS encoding FtsK/SpoIIIE domain-containing protein is translated as MKKDSTAENAARFVVNLWRYRTSNRIRAIVEDTIDILYKETKPLIIKAINESHFILSIPPGCNFKTFKDKLDYFSDALGYDVYVEKKGCSIHMKVLTEPIQTMYPFDFDYENAKGFLPFPVGYSAKGLLIRDLARFPFMLVGGVPDAGKSNFIHVILTSLLVSRANCYITVFDFKKTEYSMYMRDHGLLVTDESKANEVLYKMNEELDRRNQWLSEIGEVKIHGLEGQPPFLFFAVDELTELQNKDSQLLLNRVLRLGRNSGFTGVLGTQKPSAKTFRDGTFTETRSLCDARMCFRVKSGEDSKMILNNANGVNIPAIRGRGIFQWDDEIEVQTLFMDPKKIMSLVPNKRERVIIFDSNENDQPQKMLRPRQ
- a CDS encoding helix-turn-helix transcriptional regulator, whose protein sequence is MKCNLIVILAERKRDKLPNSRQWLADQVGITRQQLGNILNGEDTRLSVAKAISKAVDRKIEHIWPE